One part of the Xiphophorus hellerii strain 12219 chromosome 17, Xiphophorus_hellerii-4.1, whole genome shotgun sequence genome encodes these proteins:
- the mapk11 gene encoding mitogen-activated protein kinase 11 — MSARPGFYRQELNKTVWEVPERYQNLTPVGSGAYGTVCSAYDVVSRQKVAVKKLSRPFQSLIHSRRSYRELRLLKHMKHENVIGLLDVFTPAGTLEDFNELYLVTNLMGADLNNIVKFQRLSDEHVQFLIYQLLRGLKYIHSAGLIHRDLKPSNVAVNEDCELRILDFGLARQTDDEMTGYVATRWYRAPEIMLNWMHYNQNVDIWSVGCIMGELLKGKVLFPGTDYIDQLKRIMEVVGTPTPDLLKKICSEHAQKYIQSLPFMPQQDMEKIFRGANPLAIDLLKRMLVLDCDERISASEALAHPYFSQYHDPDDEPEAPPYDQTLESKDRTLEEWKELVFEEVSSFKASGSKTDSLQAEQ, encoded by the exons atgtcagccaGACCGGGATTCTACCGGCAGGAGCTGAACAAGACCGTATGGGAGGTTCCGGAGCGGTACCAGAACCTGACGCCGGTGGGCTCTGGAGCCTACGGCACGGTGTG CTCGGCTTATGACGTGGTCTCCAGGCAGAAGGTGGCGGTGAAGAAACTCTCCAGGCCCTTCCAGTCTCTGATCCACAGCCGCCGCTCGTACCGCGAACTCCGGCTTCTCAAGCACATGAAACATGAGAAC GTCATCGGGCTGCTGGACGTCTTCACGCCGGCGGGGACACTAGAAGACTTCAACGAGCT CTACCTGGTGACCAACTTGATGGGGGCAGACCTCAACAACATCGTCAAGTTTCAGAGGCTGTCGGACGAGCATGTGCAGTTCCTAATTTACCAGCTGCTCCGCGGCCTTAAG TACATCCATTCAGCTGGACTCATCCACCGG GACCTCAAGCCAAGTAACGTGGCCGTGAACGAAGACTGTGAGCTCAGG ATACTTGACTTTGGATTGGCCAGGCAGACGGACGATGAGATGACAGGGTATGTGGCGACACGTTGGTACCGAGCTCCAGAGATCATGCTGAACTGGATGCACTACAACCAGAACG TTGATATTTGGTCTGTGGGCTGCATCATGGGAGAACTGCTGAAAGGAAAAGTCTTATTCCCCGGCACCGACT ATATCGACCAGCTGAAGAGAATCATGGAGGTGGTTGGCACCCCGACACCGGACCTGCTGAAGAAGATCTGCTCCGAACAC GCCCAGAAGTACATCCAGTCTCTTCCCTTCATGCCCCAACAAGACATGGAAAAGATCTTCAGAGGAGCAAACCCTCTTG CCATCGACCTGCTGAAGCGCATGCTGGTTCTGGACTGTGATGAGCGGATCTCGGCCAGCGAGGCCCTGGCCCACCCTTACTTCTCGCAGTACCACGACCCAGACGACGAGCCGGAGGCTCCGCCTTACGACCAAACACTGGAGAGCAAGGACCGGACTCTGGAGGAGTGGAAAG